In Fluviicola taffensis DSM 16823, the following are encoded in one genomic region:
- a CDS encoding BrxA/BrxB family bacilliredoxin, whose translation MYPPELVQPMKEDLTRVGFQQLVSASDVDATIPTSKGVALVVVNSVCGCAAGNLRPGVKKSLEIAGKKPDHLLTVFAGVDSEATQQARKYFLPFPPSSPSVALFKDGKLVHFLERHNIEGVTAAMIAENLEAAYDEFC comes from the coding sequence ATGTACCCACCAGAACTTGTACAACCAATGAAGGAAGACCTTACACGTGTGGGCTTTCAACAACTCGTATCAGCATCAGACGTAGATGCAACAATTCCAACTAGCAAAGGTGTTGCCTTGGTAGTTGTAAACTCTGTTTGCGGATGTGCAGCAGGAAATCTAAGACCAGGGGTGAAAAAATCTTTGGAAATAGCAGGAAAAAAACCAGATCATTTATTGACTGTTTTTGCTGGTGTTGATTCTGAAGCTACACAACAAGCACGTAAGTATTTTTTACCATTCCCTCCATCTTCACCATCAGTGGCATTGTTTAAGGACGGAAAATTGGTTCATTTCTTAGAAAGACACAATATCGAAGGAGTTACTGCAGCTATGATCGCTGAGAACTTAGAAGCAGCTTACGACGAATTTTGTTAA
- a CDS encoding 2-C-methyl-D-erythritol 4-phosphate cytidylyltransferase, with product MLTFIITAGGIGKRMGGLIPKQFLLLNDKPILMHTIERIHAFDTSAQLIVTLPADYLKDWTEMCEKYVFQIKHEIISGGEERFDSIKNALEKATGDWIAVHDGVRPFVSQGVLTQLLLEVKKHRAVIPVIPVKESLRLVEGESSVAVPRSHYQIVQTPQIFEAKLLKKAYEQKYAATFTDDASVVESIGARIHLVSGNEENVKITNLLDLSVATIILKNWGTKSD from the coding sequence ATGCTTACATTCATTATTACTGCTGGAGGAATTGGAAAAAGAATGGGGGGCTTAATTCCCAAACAATTTTTGTTGTTGAACGACAAGCCCATTTTGATGCATACCATCGAGCGTATTCATGCATTTGATACTTCAGCCCAATTGATTGTAACACTTCCAGCAGATTATTTGAAAGATTGGACTGAAATGTGTGAGAAATATGTTTTCCAAATCAAACATGAAATCATTTCCGGTGGTGAAGAGCGTTTTGACTCGATAAAAAATGCATTGGAGAAGGCAACAGGCGATTGGATTGCAGTTCATGATGGTGTTCGTCCTTTTGTGAGTCAAGGAGTTTTAACACAACTTCTTCTTGAAGTCAAAAAACACAGGGCTGTTATCCCTGTTATTCCAGTGAAAGAATCTCTTCGTTTGGTAGAAGGAGAAAGTAGCGTAGCTGTCCCAAGAAGTCATTACCAAATTGTTCAAACGCCTCAAATTTTTGAAGCCAAACTTCTCAAAAAAGCATATGAACAAAAATACGCCGCAACATTTACCGATGATGCGAGTGTGGTAGAATCCATTGGAGCTCGAATTCACCTCGTTTCGGGAAATGAAGAGAATGTGAAGATCACCAATCTATTGGATTTAAGTGTTGCAACGATTATTTTAAAGAATTGGGGCACTAAATCGGATTAG
- a CDS encoding choice-of-anchor I family protein, with translation MKKTILFIGTILMSMTSFSQNPGLVISEILTNPTGTDSPFEWIELVATSNINFATTPYTVVCNNSAATLNGWIEGGAITYAFQINTGTVNRGDVVYVGGSSMAPTGTKLRVINTLTTGGDGFGAAGNGAVGNGGSNGDGIAVFNIASAAITNSSVPVDALFYGTSLGTAVLNAGADGYQLPVNDLYTGGKLQTTSFFAGDPGNDQSIRAVGSYNTQTGLWTSNRSWTLVTPTLDNLSSVNLLPASGTFTFSAVTQNFAENAGTVNIGINAASSNIYPAKVILSYSVYTDATETTDFTLAEDTVVIPAGFNGIQNVGLTIVDDALAERTEKVILKIRALENAAIGTNSFQIVYIKDNDYQTPAPNNELKLNLLSSFSNGGSGNSAEIVAFDPTTDKLYIANSIGAKLDIVNFANPAAPVLLNSISMTPYGNINSLTVHNGTVVVAMENANPQLNGNVVFFNQNGTFISQVPVGAMPDMVTFNNDFTKVLVACEGEPKSDYTVDPEGSVGIIDVTGGYPSLTAANVTMVNFQSFNGQEAALRSQGIRIFGPGASAAQDFEPEYITLSEDNSTAYVALQENNAMAVINIATGTVSAIRPLGTMNYANGNNGLDASDQTAGVFIGSAPIKGLFMPDALAHASIAGTEYIFSANEGDSREYTGFYVEVARLSATPLDASIPDQNILKHNQFLGRINVTNTSGDTDNDGDIDDIHVFGTRSFSIWNAQTGALVYDSKDLIEQITANHPTLSGLFNASNSGAAVSKNRSDDKGPEPEGVATAIINGNHYLFVSLERVGGVMMFNVDVPSAPVFVGYYNNRNLVGVGPDLGAEGIIIIKKEDSPTGNDIVILANEVSSTLSIFDINTCVDLAGATITVPTDSICDGDTVSLTIPGNAQSTIQWLKDDQIIVGEIGNSLDVAEAGNYRIYVSNTTHACVDTTLSEIIQVLTLPTIAAGSDIAICVGDTVNLEAVTSETITWNNSVQDGIDFFPTATMAYIATATDIYGCSDSDTLTVTVNLLPTVDAGSNQTVCAGTSITFTATGAPNLVWNNGITNGTAFNATVAGSYIVTGTDANGCIDKDTLVLALLAEPSINLGADMTVCSNHFPVNLNGPGGYASYGWSNGATTQNTTATQAGSYVLTVTNANLCQDKDTVVIISNPCLGIDENNAFEYTMYPNPTASSVSIETNVANSEVIVYSTNGQALFTQHNTSAVFTVNLAELADGVYWVKVLSREGAVTKQLIIKK, from the coding sequence ATGAAAAAAACAATACTATTTATCGGGACTATTTTGATGAGCATGACAAGTTTCTCTCAAAATCCAGGACTCGTAATTTCAGAAATTCTAACGAATCCAACAGGAACAGATTCACCATTTGAATGGATTGAATTGGTTGCAACGAGTAATATCAATTTCGCAACGACTCCATATACGGTTGTTTGTAATAACTCCGCAGCCACTTTGAATGGTTGGATTGAAGGAGGAGCAATTACATATGCTTTTCAAATCAATACAGGTACAGTCAACAGAGGAGATGTAGTTTATGTAGGAGGAAGTTCAATGGCTCCAACAGGCACAAAACTTCGTGTAATAAATACGCTAACGACTGGTGGTGATGGTTTCGGTGCTGCTGGAAATGGAGCTGTTGGAAATGGAGGAAGTAATGGTGATGGAATCGCAGTTTTTAATATAGCTTCAGCTGCAATTACGAATTCTAGTGTTCCTGTAGATGCATTATTTTATGGAACATCTTTAGGAACAGCTGTATTAAATGCAGGTGCGGATGGCTACCAATTACCCGTAAATGATTTATACACTGGAGGAAAACTTCAAACCACCTCATTCTTTGCAGGTGATCCAGGAAATGATCAATCCATTCGTGCGGTTGGTTCATACAATACACAAACCGGACTTTGGACTTCTAATCGCTCTTGGACATTAGTAACTCCAACTTTAGACAATCTTTCAAGTGTGAATTTACTTCCTGCTTCAGGAACATTTACATTCTCAGCGGTTACTCAAAATTTCGCGGAAAATGCAGGAACAGTAAACATCGGCATTAACGCTGCTTCTTCGAATATTTATCCTGCAAAAGTCATTCTGAGTTATTCGGTATATACCGATGCAACTGAAACCACAGACTTTACTTTGGCAGAAGATACAGTAGTAATTCCCGCAGGTTTCAATGGAATTCAAAATGTTGGCTTAACAATTGTGGATGACGCACTTGCTGAAAGAACGGAGAAAGTTATCTTGAAAATAAGAGCCTTAGAAAATGCTGCGATTGGAACAAATTCCTTCCAAATTGTCTATATCAAGGACAACGATTACCAAACTCCTGCACCAAATAACGAGTTAAAGTTAAACTTGCTTTCCAGTTTTTCAAATGGAGGAAGTGGTAATTCTGCAGAAATTGTTGCTTTTGACCCAACAACAGATAAACTATACATCGCAAACTCCATCGGTGCAAAACTGGATATCGTGAACTTTGCGAATCCAGCAGCTCCCGTTTTATTGAATTCAATTTCAATGACACCGTATGGAAATATCAATTCATTGACCGTTCACAATGGAACGGTTGTTGTAGCTATGGAAAATGCAAATCCGCAATTGAATGGAAATGTTGTTTTCTTTAATCAAAATGGGACATTTATCTCGCAAGTCCCTGTTGGAGCAATGCCAGATATGGTTACTTTTAACAACGATTTCACGAAAGTACTGGTCGCTTGTGAAGGTGAACCGAAGTCAGATTACACAGTTGATCCAGAAGGTTCTGTTGGAATTATTGATGTTACAGGTGGTTACCCTTCATTAACTGCAGCAAATGTAACGATGGTCAATTTCCAATCATTCAACGGTCAAGAAGCTGCTTTGCGTTCTCAGGGAATCCGAATTTTTGGTCCAGGGGCTTCTGCAGCTCAGGATTTCGAACCGGAATACATCACACTTTCCGAAGACAATTCAACTGCTTATGTGGCTCTTCAAGAGAACAATGCAATGGCGGTAATCAATATCGCTACTGGAACTGTAAGTGCGATTCGTCCCTTGGGAACGATGAATTATGCAAATGGAAACAACGGATTAGATGCTTCGGATCAAACTGCAGGTGTTTTCATTGGTTCGGCTCCAATCAAAGGATTGTTTATGCCTGACGCTTTGGCTCATGCTTCTATTGCTGGAACAGAATACATTTTCTCAGCAAATGAAGGAGATTCTCGTGAATATACTGGTTTTTACGTTGAAGTTGCACGTTTGTCAGCTACTCCATTGGATGCCTCTATTCCAGATCAAAATATCTTAAAACACAATCAATTCTTAGGTCGAATCAATGTTACCAATACGAGTGGTGATACAGATAACGATGGAGATATCGATGATATTCACGTTTTTGGAACACGTTCATTCTCTATTTGGAATGCACAAACTGGAGCGTTGGTGTATGACTCAAAAGATTTAATCGAGCAAATCACGGCAAATCACCCCACATTAAGTGGTTTGTTCAATGCGAGTAATAGCGGAGCAGCGGTATCTAAAAACCGTTCAGATGATAAAGGTCCAGAACCAGAAGGGGTTGCTACGGCAATCATCAATGGAAATCACTACTTATTTGTTTCCTTGGAGCGTGTTGGTGGAGTAATGATGTTTAATGTCGATGTTCCAAGCGCCCCGGTTTTTGTTGGATATTACAACAATCGTAATCTTGTAGGGGTTGGTCCTGATCTTGGGGCTGAAGGAATTATTATCATCAAAAAAGAAGATTCTCCAACTGGAAATGATATCGTGATTTTAGCAAATGAAGTAAGTTCTACGCTTTCTATCTTCGATATCAATACATGTGTGGATTTAGCGGGTGCAACAATCACGGTTCCAACGGATTCGATCTGTGATGGTGATACGGTGAGCTTAACCATTCCAGGAAATGCTCAAAGTACCATTCAATGGTTGAAAGATGATCAAATCATTGTTGGTGAAATTGGAAATTCATTGGATGTAGCTGAAGCTGGAAACTACCGTATTTATGTTTCCAATACAACTCATGCTTGTGTAGATACGACGCTTTCAGAAATCATTCAAGTATTGACATTACCAACGATTGCTGCAGGTTCTGACATTGCGATTTGTGTTGGAGATACTGTGAATCTGGAAGCTGTAACTTCTGAAACAATTACATGGAACAACAGTGTGCAAGACGGAATAGATTTCTTCCCAACGGCTACGATGGCTTACATTGCTACCGCAACAGATATTTACGGATGTTCTGATTCAGATACATTAACTGTAACAGTAAATCTACTTCCAACGGTTGATGCTGGCTCAAATCAAACAGTTTGTGCAGGAACTTCCATTACGTTTACAGCAACAGGAGCTCCGAACCTAGTTTGGAACAACGGAATTACGAATGGAACTGCTTTCAACGCAACAGTCGCTGGTTCTTATATCGTTACTGGAACGGATGCAAATGGATGTATAGACAAGGATACGCTCGTATTGGCTTTACTTGCTGAACCTTCGATTAACTTAGGAGCTGATATGACGGTTTGTTCGAATCATTTTCCTGTTAACTTGAATGGTCCTGGAGGATATGCAAGTTATGGATGGAGCAATGGAGCAACAACACAAAATACGACTGCAACTCAAGCAGGATCATATGTTTTAACAGTTACCAATGCAAATCTTTGTCAAGATAAAGACACAGTGGTTATCATTTCAAATCCATGTTTAGGAATTGATGAAAACAATGCATTTGAATATACGATGTATCCAAATCCGACTGCTAGTTCTGTTTCTATAGAAACAAATGTAGCAAACTCAGAAGTTATAGTTTATTCAACGAACGGACAAGCTTTGTTTACACAGCACAATACGAGTGCAGTATTTACCGTGAACTTAGCTGAATTAGCTGACGGAGTATATTGGGTAAAAGTTCTTTCTCGTGAAGGAGCAGTCACGAAACAATTGATTATAAAGAAATAA
- a CDS encoding fatty acid desaturase family protein has protein sequence MQYIRLTRSDDFTKKLSQQVDEYLKTNNLKRFGNWRILVKVPLLFSMFLLPYFLMVFGVIENHWAQFFMTAIMGVGMAGIGLSIMHDANHGAFSKYGWLNKVMSFSMEMLGGFNLNWRIQHNVLHHSFTNVHDMDEDIDSIGLLRFSPNKPHKKVHRFQAYYAWFFYGFMTLAWMTNKDFMQLARYSKEGLLQAQNTTFRKAMTQLVISKVIYYTYIIAIPLLVMDVTWWQVLIGFFVMHFICGIILAFVFQVAHVMPETEFMTKDGYTEKNDDISWAKHQLMTTANFENWNPLLTWYVGGLNFQIEHHLFPDISHIHYPKIAKIVKKTAKEYGVQYNYHKTFGSAIFNHLRLLKQLGRA, from the coding sequence ATGCAATACATTCGACTTACAAGAAGTGATGACTTTACGAAAAAGCTTTCCCAGCAAGTAGATGAATACCTGAAAACGAATAATTTAAAACGCTTTGGAAATTGGAGAATTTTAGTGAAAGTTCCCTTATTGTTTTCCATGTTCTTACTTCCCTATTTTTTAATGGTTTTTGGCGTTATCGAAAACCATTGGGCGCAATTTTTTATGACAGCAATTATGGGGGTTGGAATGGCTGGAATTGGACTTTCTATTATGCACGATGCAAATCATGGCGCTTTCTCCAAATACGGTTGGCTGAATAAAGTCATGAGTTTCTCCATGGAAATGCTTGGTGGATTTAATTTGAACTGGCGTATTCAGCACAATGTATTGCATCACAGCTTTACCAATGTTCACGACATGGATGAAGATATTGATTCTATTGGATTACTTCGTTTTTCACCTAATAAACCTCATAAAAAAGTACATCGTTTTCAAGCTTACTATGCTTGGTTCTTTTATGGTTTCATGACTTTGGCTTGGATGACGAACAAGGATTTCATGCAGTTGGCTCGCTACAGTAAAGAAGGCTTATTACAAGCTCAAAACACAACTTTTAGAAAAGCAATGACCCAATTAGTCATTTCAAAGGTTATCTATTATACATACATCATTGCTATTCCGTTGTTGGTGATGGATGTAACTTGGTGGCAAGTACTGATTGGATTTTTTGTGATGCATTTTATTTGTGGAATTATCCTCGCTTTTGTGTTTCAAGTAGCACATGTAATGCCTGAAACAGAATTCATGACAAAAGATGGGTATACGGAGAAGAATGATGACATTTCTTGGGCAAAACATCAATTGATGACGACTGCAAATTTCGAAAATTGGAATCCATTATTGACTTGGTATGTTGGTGGATTGAATTTTCAAATTGAGCATCATTTGTTCCCTGATATTTCACACATCCATTATCCAAAGATTGCAAAAATTGTGAAGAAAACAGCCAAAGAATATGGTGTGCAATACAATTACCATAAAACATTTGGTTCAGCGATTTTCAATCATTTGAGATTATTAAAACAATTGGGAAGAGCATAA
- a CDS encoding cation diffusion facilitator family transporter: MGHDHADHHEQKLTKVNSAFVVGIVLNLLFVIIEAIVGIAIDSLSVLSDAGHNLADVGTLVLSLLAFKLTKVKPTNRYTYGYRKTTILVALFNSLLLLLTIGAIIFGAIEHLFHPQKIPGLTVSIIAGIGIVINFTTALFFFRNKEKDINVKSAYLHLLADALVSVGLVIAGIAIYYTHLYWLDSIFSLIIAAIILVSTWKLMKESLRLSLDGVPSTIHLEEIETKIQMVNGVKEVYHIHIWPISSTENALTAHLVIEDDINGEQEAFIKHEIRHLLEHQNIQHVTLETEREDCRNGSC; this comes from the coding sequence ATGGGACACGATCACGCAGATCATCATGAGCAAAAACTAACAAAAGTCAACAGCGCATTCGTTGTTGGAATTGTTCTCAATCTACTTTTTGTAATCATAGAAGCTATTGTTGGGATTGCTATAGATTCTCTCTCCGTTTTGTCAGATGCAGGGCACAATCTCGCCGATGTTGGCACATTGGTACTCTCCCTATTAGCTTTTAAACTTACGAAGGTCAAACCAACGAATCGATACACATACGGCTATCGAAAAACCACAATTTTGGTAGCTTTATTTAATTCCCTACTCCTATTACTCACAATTGGAGCAATTATTTTTGGAGCTATCGAACACCTTTTTCATCCACAAAAAATTCCAGGATTAACCGTTTCCATCATTGCCGGAATTGGAATCGTCATCAATTTCACAACTGCTCTTTTCTTTTTTAGAAACAAGGAAAAAGACATCAATGTGAAGAGTGCTTACTTGCATTTATTAGCGGATGCGTTGGTTTCTGTGGGTCTAGTTATCGCAGGAATCGCTATTTATTACACACACCTTTATTGGTTGGATAGTATTTTCAGTTTGATTATCGCCGCAATTATCTTAGTTAGTACTTGGAAATTGATGAAAGAAAGCTTGCGCTTGTCTTTAGATGGCGTTCCAAGCACGATTCATTTGGAAGAAATTGAAACCAAGATTCAGATGGTAAATGGAGTAAAGGAAGTTTATCATATTCACATTTGGCCAATTAGTTCTACAGAAAATGCCTTGACAGCTCATTTAGTGATAGAAGACGATATAAATGGTGAACAAGAAGCTTTTATTAAGCATGAAATACGCCATTTACTCGAACATCAAAACATTCAGCATGTAACTCTTGAAACTGAGCGGGAAGATTGCAGGAATGGATCTTGCTAA
- a CDS encoding signal peptidase II yields the protein MKKQLYIVLIAVFCILLLDQIMKIWVKTSFDIGGDGNTMPVFGSWFRLLYIENQGMAFGTTFGSSIWAKLGLSIFRVIAICAIAYYFVKQWRNGAKTEFLIAIGFVFSGATGNLIDSMFYDFIFDYDPCISFNHLEGSGVFSDCGQWGTIETRHTGFLMGNVVDMFQFTVEWPSWVPWYDKNGDNQIFPAIWNVADGAISVGVIMIILRQRKYFPKENKKTAAVQAASTEENTDKTEE from the coding sequence TTGAAGAAACAACTCTATATCGTTTTAATAGCGGTATTCTGCATATTGCTCCTCGATCAAATCATGAAGATTTGGGTGAAGACATCCTTTGATATTGGTGGTGATGGGAATACAATGCCTGTTTTTGGGTCTTGGTTTAGACTCTTATACATCGAAAATCAGGGAATGGCCTTCGGCACCACATTTGGCTCAAGTATTTGGGCGAAACTGGGTCTGAGTATTTTCCGCGTTATTGCCATTTGTGCTATTGCATATTATTTCGTTAAACAATGGAGAAATGGTGCCAAAACAGAATTTCTAATTGCTATTGGATTCGTGTTTTCAGGAGCAACAGGAAACTTAATTGATTCCATGTTTTACGATTTCATTTTTGATTACGACCCATGTATTAGCTTCAATCATTTGGAAGGATCAGGTGTCTTTTCAGATTGTGGTCAATGGGGAACGATAGAAACACGTCATACAGGCTTTTTAATGGGGAATGTAGTGGACATGTTTCAGTTCACAGTTGAGTGGCCATCTTGGGTTCCTTGGTATGATAAAAATGGAGACAATCAGATATTTCCAGCAATTTGGAATGTAGCGGATGGAGCAATCAGCGTTGGTGTAATCATGATTATCCTCCGACAACGAAAATACTTCCCAAAAGAAAATAAGAAAACGGCTGCAGTGCAAGCTGCTTCAACAGAAGAAAATACGGATAAAACGGAGGAGTAA
- the kdsB gene encoding 3-deoxy-manno-octulosonate cytidylyltransferase, which yields MKEKIMRILGIIPARYGSSRFPGKPLIDLKGKTMIQRVVEGAAKSSLLTDLIVATDDQRIVEAVESFGGKVQMTDSKHPTGTDRCAEIVRSLADNYDVVINIQGDEPLVDARQLDQLLQAFTNPEVQIATLASRKIEMEDILNPNRIKVIVDKNQNALYFSRSPIPNFANAKGEPLEIYPFLRHIGLYAYRSEVLLQLSELEETHLEKIESLEQLRWLYNGYKIQVVETEIETPNIDTPEDVEKVLNLL from the coding sequence TTGAAAGAAAAAATTATGCGCATCCTAGGCATCATTCCTGCTCGTTATGGTTCTTCTCGTTTTCCAGGAAAACCACTCATTGATTTGAAAGGTAAAACAATGATTCAGCGGGTTGTGGAAGGAGCTGCGAAATCCTCTCTACTCACCGATTTAATTGTAGCAACAGATGACCAACGCATTGTAGAAGCAGTGGAAAGTTTTGGAGGAAAAGTACAAATGACGGATTCTAAACATCCAACGGGAACAGATCGCTGTGCAGAAATTGTGCGAAGTCTTGCAGACAATTACGATGTTGTAATCAATATTCAAGGAGATGAGCCATTGGTGGATGCCCGACAATTGGATCAGTTGCTACAAGCCTTTACCAATCCAGAGGTGCAAATTGCAACGTTGGCTTCTCGCAAGATTGAGATGGAAGACATTTTGAACCCCAATCGGATTAAAGTCATTGTTGACAAGAATCAAAATGCGCTTTACTTTTCCCGCAGTCCTATTCCAAATTTTGCCAATGCGAAGGGAGAACCGTTGGAAATCTACCCGTTTTTAAGACACATTGGATTATATGCTTATCGTTCGGAAGTATTGCTTCAATTGAGTGAATTGGAAGAAACACACTTAGAAAAGATTGAATCATTGGAGCAATTGCGTTGGTTGTATAACGGCTATAAAATCCAAGTGGTAGAAACAGAAATTGAAACACCAAATATTGATACACCAGAAGATGTGGAAAAGGTGTTGAACTTACTTTAA
- a CDS encoding TatD family hydrolase, producing MFIDTHTHLYSEQFNEDRTEMIQRAIAAGVERMYMPNIDLNSVEGMHALEQQFPNNCFAMMGLHPCSVDANWELVLAKMKLLLEKRPYVAVGEIGIDLYWDKTFVEEQKEAFRTQINWAKELQIPIVIHARDSFPEIYEVLDQENDERLRGIFHCFTGNEQDVKKILDYNGFLFGIGGVVTYKKSDLPETLRHIPLEKILLETDAPYLAPTPFRGKRNESSYVIHTAEKIAEILELPLSKLQEVTTQNAMDLFHP from the coding sequence ATGTTTATCGACACTCACACACATCTTTACTCCGAACAATTCAACGAAGACCGCACAGAAATGATTCAACGTGCAATTGCAGCTGGCGTTGAGCGCATGTACATGCCAAATATTGATTTGAATTCGGTAGAAGGAATGCATGCATTGGAACAGCAGTTTCCAAATAATTGCTTTGCCATGATGGGACTTCATCCATGTTCTGTGGATGCAAATTGGGAATTGGTACTTGCCAAAATGAAACTCTTACTCGAGAAAAGACCCTATGTGGCTGTTGGGGAAATTGGAATCGATTTGTATTGGGATAAGACATTTGTTGAAGAACAAAAAGAAGCTTTCCGAACTCAAATTAATTGGGCGAAAGAACTTCAAATTCCAATTGTGATTCATGCCAGAGATTCTTTTCCAGAGATTTATGAAGTGTTGGATCAAGAGAATGACGAACGTTTACGTGGAATCTTTCATTGTTTCACTGGCAATGAACAAGACGTCAAGAAAATTTTGGATTACAACGGATTTCTGTTTGGAATTGGAGGAGTTGTGACCTACAAAAAATCCGATTTACCTGAAACCCTGAGGCACATTCCACTGGAAAAAATCCTATTGGAAACAGATGCTCCCTATTTAGCACCAACACCTTTCCGTGGAAAACGAAATGAAAGCAGTTATGTGATTCACACAGCTGAAAAAATAGCCGAGATTTTAGAATTGCCTTTGAGTAAACTCCAGGAAGTAACGACTCAAAATGCGATGGATCTATTTCATCCATAA
- the pth gene encoding aminoacyl-tRNA hydrolase encodes MKYLFVGLGNPGSKYEETRHNIGFKVLEALAKELGGTFTLQKTAEVAEVKFKGRTLILVKPTTYMNLSGKAVNYYLQQEKILKENMVVVTDDLALPFGKLRMKGKGSDGGHNGLKDIQATLNSVEYCRLRFGVGSDFHKGQQVDYVLGEWSAEERETLNERINIATEFLKGFATIGIQLTMTNWNGK; translated from the coding sequence ATGAAATATCTATTTGTTGGTTTAGGAAATCCAGGTTCGAAATACGAAGAAACACGTCACAATATCGGTTTTAAGGTATTGGAGGCATTGGCGAAAGAACTAGGTGGAACGTTTACCCTTCAAAAAACAGCTGAAGTAGCAGAAGTCAAATTCAAAGGACGAACACTTATTTTAGTGAAACCAACAACCTACATGAATCTTTCAGGAAAAGCCGTGAATTATTACTTGCAACAAGAGAAGATTTTAAAAGAAAACATGGTTGTAGTGACTGATGATTTGGCTCTTCCTTTTGGAAAATTGCGCATGAAAGGAAAAGGATCAGATGGTGGGCACAACGGATTGAAAGATATTCAAGCTACACTGAACTCTGTTGAATATTGCCGTTTGCGTTTTGGGGTTGGATCAGATTTTCACAAAGGGCAACAAGTAGATTATGTCTTGGGCGAATGGAGTGCCGAAGAACGCGAGACTTTAAATGAACGAATCAACATTGCAACAGAGTTTTTAAAAGGCTTTGCTACAATAGGAATTCAATTAACCATGACAAATTGGAATGGCAAATAG
- a CDS encoding TraR/DksA family transcriptional regulator has protein sequence MSQEKSRYSDSELEEFRQLINEKLKEAHEDYDMLKASLSNNNHGTDDTGRTFNMMEDGSETLSREEVAQLAARQEKFIENLKNALTRIENKTYGICRVTGKLIQKERLKLVPHATLSIEAKNMQNK, from the coding sequence ATGTCACAAGAGAAATCAAGATACTCAGATAGTGAATTGGAAGAATTCCGTCAATTGATCAATGAGAAGTTGAAAGAAGCCCATGAAGATTACGACATGCTGAAAGCATCTTTGTCCAATAACAATCATGGTACGGATGATACTGGCAGAACTTTCAACATGATGGAAGATGGTTCTGAAACCTTATCTCGTGAAGAGGTAGCTCAGTTAGCAGCGCGTCAAGAAAAGTTTATTGAAAACTTGAAAAATGCATTGACTCGTATCGAGAATAAAACCTATGGAATTTGCCGTGTAACTGGTAAATTGATTCAAAAGGAGCGTTTGAAATTGGTGCCTCATGCTACATTGAGCATCGAAGCTAAGAACATGCAAAACAAATAA